From the genome of Aspergillus chevalieri M1 DNA, chromosome 8, nearly complete sequence, one region includes:
- a CDS encoding ribosome biogenesis protein NOP53 (BUSCO:EOG09263C55;~COG:L;~EggNog:ENOG410PKBP;~InterPro:IPR011687;~PFAM:PF07767), which yields MSASLEAPKQFSQPSRKGRKAWRKNVDITEVQEGLQLLRDEEIKGGLLAEKSSDELFVIDSKGSSDIRKAIEKKHKPLKADEILAQRSAIPAVDTHKRSNSMVTDGVIEPKSKRHKSDWVTRKDWLRLKQVAKDATPAKKTEGDALYDPWADEADPTPVQDPKFDYLEKPKPKVAPPTIKRAPISLAANGKPIPSVRTPGAGVSYNPSFEEWDQLLQKEGAKEVEAERRRLEEERKEQEKQRLIEEGKNNDGEVKSDDESAWEGFESEYEQPEWLNKKRPERKSKTQRNKINRRKEAERKAKWEARMKEKEEQAARAKAIAKQVKEQEGQQQDSDADSSEEGDETVLRRRPLGKTPAPEKPLEVVLPDELQDSLRKLKPEGNLLDDRFRTLIVQGKLESRKPVSQPKKAKRKVTEKWGYKDFKVPGAS from the exons ATGTCTGCCTCACTTGAAGCCCCCAAGCAATTCTCTCAGCCGTCCCGTAAGGGAAGGAAGGCGTGGAGAAAAAATGTCGACATTACAGAGGTTCAGGAAGGCCTTCAATTGCTGAGGGATGAAGAAATCAAAGG TGGTCTGTTGGCTGAAAAGTCGTCCGATGAATTGTTCGTTATCGATTCTAAGGGTTCATCGGATATTCGCAAGGCAATTGAGAAGAAGCACAAGCCTCTGAAGGCGGATGAGATCCTGGCACAGCGCTCTGCTATCCCGGCAGTTGACACCCACAAGCGATCGAACTCTATGGTTACAGACGGCGTTATCGAACCGAAATCGAAGAGACATAAGAGCGACTGGGTCACCCGCAAGGACTGGTTACGTTTGAAGCAGGTCGCCAAGGATGCGACTCCTGCGAAGAAGACCGAGGGAGATGCTCTGTACGATCCCTGGGCAGATGAGGCCGACCCAACACCTGTTCAAGACCCAAAGTTCGATTACCTGGAGAAGCCGAAACCGAAGGTTGCGCCCCCGACTATCAAGCGAGCGCCCATTTCGCTGGCTGCAAATGGCAAGCCAATTCCTTCTGTCCGCACACCTGGCGCTGGTGTCAGCTATAACCCGTCGTTCGAAGAGTGGGATCAACTCTTGCAGAAGGAAGGAGCGAAGGAAGTTGAAGCAGAGAGGAGACGCCTGGAAGAAGAGCGCAAAGAGCAGGAGAAACAACGTCTGATTGAGGAAGGCAAGAACAATGATGGAGAAGTGAAATCCGATGACGAGAGTGCATGGGAAGGATTCGAAAGCGAGTACGAACAACCAGAATGGTTGAACAAGAAGCGCCCTGAGAGAAAGTCCAAGACGCAAAGAAACAAGATCAACAGACGGAAAGAAGCTGAGAGGAAAGCCAAATGGGAAGCGCGcatgaaggagaaggaagagcaGGCTGCAAGAGCGAAGGCGATTGCCAAACAAGTCAAGGAGCAAGAGGGCCAGCAGCAGGATTCAGACGCTGATTCTTCCGAGGAAGGAGACGAGACTGTCTTGCGACGGAGACCTTTGGGGAAGACACC TGCCCCTGAGAAACCCCTTGAAGTGGTTCTTCCAGATGAACTCCAGGATTCGCTGCGCAAACTCAAACCCGAAGGTAACCTGCTGGACGATCGATTCCGGACATTGATCGTTCAAGGAAAGCTGGAGTCTCGCAAGCCCGTCAGCCAGCCCAAGAAGGCTAAGCGAAAGGTCACGGAGAAATGGGGCTACAAGGACTTCAAGGTCCCAGGCGCATCATAA
- the rex4 gene encoding putative 3'-5' exonuclease (BUSCO:EOG092646PE;~COG:L;~EggNog:ENOG410PK7W;~InterPro:IPR012337,IPR036397,IPR013520,IPR037431;~PFAM:PF00929;~go_function: GO:0003676 - nucleic acid binding [Evidence IEA];~go_function: GO:0008408 - 3'-5' exonuclease activity [Evidence IEA];~go_process: GO:0006364 - rRNA processing [Evidence IEA]), with protein sequence MDLKNLSSNWKKLQGTLQKKDNVSASAPKRKPSERESQNGAVKKRKREDKPKTKKSDRHTHSTKKKRMSEGGETCGASDSASRRNSAAVGTAPEKEDLPMAKINEGRSPSAELGNYVAIDCEMVGVGPNPDHDSALARVSIVNFHGEQVYDSFVRPKEMVTDWRTHVSGILPKHMVEARSFEQAQKDVSDILEGRVLVGHAVGNDLDALLLGHPKRDIRDTSKYPPYRKIAGGGSPRLKVLASEYLGLNIQTGSHSSVEDARATMMLYRREKKGFEAEHSKKWPVRVVVEKQETGGDQKKKKKKKKTRKR encoded by the exons ATGGACTTGAAAAACCTTTCAAGCAATTGGAAGAAACTCCAGGGGACGTTGCAGAAAAAAGATAACGTCTCCGCCTCCGCTCCGAAACGCAAACCCTCCGAACGCGAGTCCCAGAATGGTGctgtgaagaagaggaagagggaagataaaccgaaaacaaagaaatcagATCGCCATACCCATTCgacaaaaaagaagaggatgtctGAGGGAGGGGAAACTTGTGGAGCTTCAGATTCGGCTTCGCGGAGGAATTCTGCTGCAGTAGGAACTGCGCCGGAAAAGGAAGATTTGCCCATGGCCAAGATAAATGAAGGCCGCTCACCAAG CGCTGAACTAGGCAACTATGTAGCCATCGACTGCGAAATGGTGGGTGTTGGGCCCAATCCCGATCACGACTCGGCTCTCGCGCGTGTTAGTATTGTCAACTTCCACGGCGAACAAGTTTACGACTCATTTGTGAGACCCAAGGAGATGGTGACGGATTGGCGGACGCACGTTAGCGGGATATTGCCCAAGCACATGGTGGAGGCACGGTCATTTGAGCAGGCCCAAAAGGACGTTTCTGATATTCTCGAAGGACGGGTACTGGTGGGACATGCCGTTGGTAATGACTTGGATGCGCTGCTCCTCGGCCATCCCAAGCGCGACATCAGAGACACAAGCAAATACCCGCCGTACCGCAAGATTGCAGGCGGTGGCTCTCCGCGATTGAAAGTGCTGGCTTCCGAGTACCTGGGGCTGAATATCCAAACGGGATCGCATTCTAGTGTGGAGGATGCGCGGGCTACAATGATGCTGTATCGGCGGGAGAAGAAGGGGTTTGAGGCGGAGCATTCGAAAAAATGGCCAGTTCGTGTGGTCGTAGAGAAGCAAGAGACTGGGGGGgaccagaagaagaagaaaaagaagaagaagacccgTAAGAGGTGA